The genomic DNA GGCAAGATGGCCGAGACAGTGGCCCGGAGCGCCGGGGCGGCCACGTCGGCGGCAACGCAGGTCGTCGACGATGCCCGCATGACGACAACGAGCTTGCTGCGCGAGATGAACACGCAGTTCCAGAAGAACCAGGATGCGTTGAACGAGATCACGACTTCGATGCGGGCCTCGACGGAGCGGCAGGTGGAGCTCGGCCGGTCACAGATCGAGGACCTGACCGCCGTGCTGCGCCAACTCATGGGGCAGCTGCAAGAGACGACCGGCTCCTCCGTTTCCACGCTGTCGTCGGCGATGGCGACCGTGGTGGCGGAGTTGTCCGACAAGGTGACGGCGTTGGGGAACAACATGGCGGGTGCGCTGACCGAAAGCGCGGGCCAGGCAACCACGGCGGCGGGACACGTCGTTGGCGAGGCCCGGCAGTGGGCGGAGCAGAACGCGCAACAGCTCACGGAGTTGTTGCAGCGTCACGAGAGCCATGTGGCGCGTGTCGAAGCCTTGCAGCAGGTGCTCGACCAGACACTGGCCCGATTCCGCGAGGGCCTCGGTGAATACGCCACGGTCACGGGAGACTTGAAGCGCGTCTCGAGCGAGGTAGGGACGATCGCAACGAAGGTGGTCAACGTCACCGATACCATGCGAACCGTCGAGCGGGGCTTCGAGCAAGTGGCGACGCAGTCCGCCGCGCAGGTCGAAAGCCTCTCCCGGGCGAACCAGCGGCAGCAGGAAACGTGGCAGCGGATCGAGCACAACCTCGTCCAGTACGAGAGGACCTTCCTGCACGTGGACAAGGCAGCCACCGAGTTGCTGACGCAGATCTCCAGCAACCTGCGTGACTATACCCAGGTATCCCAGAAGACGTTCGACACGCTTGTCAGCGTTTCCAACGAAACGATCGGGAACGCCGTGAACAAGCTCGGCGGCGCCATCAGTGAGCTCGAGGAGTATCTGTCCGAGTTCGGCGAGGTGCTGGCGAGAACGCGGCCGACTCGTTGAGGCAGGCGCCGTGGCCACCGAAGACACCGGAACCCACTCGCTCTCCAACTCGTTCACCGACCTCATGACGTCGCTGGCAGTAATTTTCATCCTGCTGCTCGTCGTCCTGGTGAACAACAAACAACAGGAGCTTGCGCAGGCGCAGAAGGACCTCAGCGACGCGCAAAGGCGTCTTGCTGCAGCGGCTGCCGCGACGACGAAGGCGCGACAGGAAATCCTCGCCGCGCTCCGCGGAGAGCTGAACCAGCTTGCGGCGCGTGGCGTGCAGGTGACTGAGGATCCCAAGGATCCGCTGGGATTGCTCGTGGTCGTTCCCGAAGGTCTTCTGCAGTTCGAGCTTGATCGCTCCACCATCCCACCCCGTGGAGAGGGGTTTCTGGCGGAGTTCGTGCCACGCCTCGGCGTCATCGCCTGTTCCAGACGAGAGGATCTCTCGTCGATTGTCGTCGAGGGCCATGCCGACTCCAGCGGCAGCGAGGAGCACAACCTCAAGTTGAGCCAGGACCGGTCGATCGAGGTGGTGCGGGCGAGCTTGGCCGTCCTCAGGGCGTATCCGGAGCTGGCCGGCGTCCCCGACCAATGCTTCCCGGACGAAAGCGATACTCTGGCGAGTCTGCCGCCGGCCAACACGCTCGGCAGTCAAGCACTGCAAACGTGTTTCCTCGACCTCCTTTCGGCAAGCGGTCGCGGTCGACGAGAGCCGTTCGTCGAGAATGGGGTCGAGGATCGCGCGAGGAGCCGCCGAGTGGTGTTCAAGATCCGGGTGCGGTCCTTCGAGCAACGGGACATCGAGGGCTTCCTCAATGGCTGAGCAGGTCGAAGCTGTTGCCGGCGCGAGCGTGGATGCGTCATTGCGCGAACTGCTCGAGACGCTCGAGGATCTGCGTGCGGCGCTGCACGCTCTGCAGGCGGCCAGGCAGCGGACGACGCCGCCCGCCACGGAGTTGCTCTCCCCGCTGGTGAAGGTAGTCGAAGGCGTCGGCGCGGGGCGCCCCGCCCGGCCGCCAGCGTGTCCCGAGGAGTTTCGGGCGCAGTGGGAGGAGTATCTCGGGGGGCAGCGGAAGGGGATTGAGGCGCGGGCGGTCCGGTACCTGTGCTGGGAGCCGGACATCGCGACTGATCCACGGTTCCAGTCGTACCTCGACCGGATCGGGGCCGATCTGCGTCCGCGCGCGCTTCAGGGGCTCGTTCACAGCTGCCACGCTCGGTGGGAGGAGTCGCTGTTTCGGTCGAAGGTGGCAACACGTATCAGGACGCGGGTGGATTCGTATGCCGGGCCCAACCGAGTGGCGCAACGTTGGCGGGCCAACGCGGACCTTGTGCTCGGGGCCGAAGGCCCGGCGCTTCTTGGGAGGCAGTTGCTCGACCAGCGAACCAAAGTGCAGGACTACTGCGGTTCGTTCGCGGTGGATGCCCAGTCGGCGTACGTCATCGCCGGGGTCGGTGCTGCCGTAGCCGCATGGTGGGCGACCGGACTCCGCGACGATGCGACCATGCGCTACGGGATCGACGAGCTGCTCTTCTGGTCCGGGTGGCCGTTGGATCAGTTCTATCGTGTGATGGCCGCGACCCTGCTGTCGCGCGAGGCGGACGCCCCGGCAGTGATGGGTGCCTTGAAGACGCGGATCCTCAGGGATTCTCGGCTCGGCGACCCGCGGCTTCCCGCTGCGAGCACTAACTGGCGCGGGGTGGACGAGAAGGCGCGGCGCAAGGTCATCCAGTGGCTTTCGAGCGACGACATCCGGTTCTTCTTCGAGCACGTGCTACGAACCGGTGAGGATCCGCACGGGCGGAAACGGTTCTGGCTGCGCTACGTGGACAAGGTACAGATGTCCCGGCCGTTGCTGTGCGCAGACGATCGCGCTCGTTTGCGGGCACTGCGTTTGAAGGACCAACCCAGCAACTTTGGCCTCGTGGATGCCCCCACCAGCGCGTTCATGCTCGTGTTTGAACGTCTCTTGATCATCGAGTTCAGCAAGGTGGGCAACGCCTGCTTCGTGTACGAGCCAGCAAGAGTCCGCGACATTCTCGAAAGCTTCTGGACGACCAATGCCTTCCACCTCAGCACGCTGAAGCGACCCCATCACGATGCGGACAGGATTGTGCATCGAGCGGGTTGGGAGTGGAGCATGGACAGGCTTCTAGGCCGGTACGGAATTCGACCGGGGTAGGGGGGTCTAAACCGTGACAGAACGCGGCCCGTGGACTCTCGCCGTTCCCTGCAGCGGTGTGCGCCTCGAAGCTGGTGACGACGGTATGTGGCTCCGAGGCGACAGCGTCGACGTCACGAACCCCGCCCAGCTCCGGTCGACCAAGCCCAGTACGCGACTTGGCCAGTTGCTGCCGACGCTCGTCCCGCAGCTTGTGGAGCTCGGCGTCGCCATCGCCGACGGCGGCGCGATTCGCATCCTGTACGAGGAGTTTGTCACGCTCGAGGCGCGGGAAATCGACGCCTTCGACGATGTCGCCCCCTGGTCGCCGTTCACGCTGCAGCTCGGGGCCACCGGGTGGCTCGGCGGTTCGACCTTCGCCTATACGGTGCGCTTCTTTCTCGGGACACAGGCGGTCGCCGTGCGACGGCTCGGGGCGTTCGTGCGGCGGGGCGAGGCCATCTACCGGCTGGACGGGCAGACCTATGCCCTCCTCGAGGCGATCGAGCGGTTCAACGCCCTGGCGCCGGACGCTCGCTGCGGACCGGACAGCTTCATTCGCTTCGCGGAGGTGAAAGGGCTCGCCACCGGTGTCGGCGTGCAGCTCGACAAGTACATCGCGACGGAGCAGGTATTCGTGCCCCCGCGGGTCGGCCTGAACCTCGTCGTCGAGCCGCAAGGACGCATCTCGTTCGCGCCGACGGTGGACGGGGTCAACGACGAGCAGATGCGGTCGGCGTTCTTCGCCCAACCGGATGTCGACGAGATGTACTCGTTCGACGACGGTCGGGGCGGACGTATCCGCGTCGTGATGGACGATGCGCAGCGCGAAGTCCTGCGCCGCATGCAGGGCGTGCGTCACCTGAGCGGCGTCGAGAAGGCAGAGGTACTGCGGAATCCCGTCGCCGTGTTCGACGGCGTGGCGGACGCCGTGGACCTGAACCTCGAGGCGTTCGGGCCGCGAGTGCGTGGCATTGGCGACTTTCCCTTCGTTGCACAGCCGTACATTCGCCGGGGCACGGGCATTTTCGACGGTCCGGAGGCGGGGCCGCTCGGAACGGGGACCCCGTTCTCGGCCGGTATTCAGTGCGGTTACGCCGACGGGCACAGCGAAGACTTGACCTTCACTTCGAAGGAGGAAGTCATCGAGTTCTGCCGGGCCGTGGAGGCGGCCCGGACCAGCGGCGAAGGCGCCGTCGAGTTCCGCGGCAAGTCGATCATCCTCGACGACGCGTTCGTCGGAGCGCTCGCCGAGCTGCGCGAGCAGGTGATCCCGCCGTCGCGGCCCAAGGTTCCAACGGAGAAGAAGCGGCGCCGCTTTCTACTCATCTATACAAACGAGAACGAGCTCGAGTACGAGGAGCAGCCCGAAACCACCGCAGCGGCCGAAGGGGTGTTGCCCGCGGCCCTGCGGGCCGGGATCGACCTGAAGCCGCATCAGCGACAGGGACTCGCGTGGCTGCAGCGATGCTTCACCATGGGCCGGCACGGCTGCCTGCTCGCCGACGACATGGGGATGGGAAAGACCGTCCAGATCCTCACGTTCGTGGCTTGGCTCATCGAACAGGGCGAGCTGTCGCCCGACGGAACGGACCCGTCGACGCCACCCTGGGATCCGATTTTGATCGTCGCGCCATTGGTGCTGATCGAGAACGAGACCTGGGTGAGCGAGATGCGGGCGTTCTTTGCTGAGGACGGGGCGACGTTTCAGCCGGTGACCGTCCTGCGTGGAGAAGAACTGAAACGGTTACGCCGAGCCGACGCGGGAGGCGGGGAGACGGACATCGGGGCGGCGGTGCTGGATCTCGATCGCTTGCGCGAGCACCGCGTGATCCTGACCAACTACGAGACCGTCACGAACTACCAGCACTCCTTCGCGCAGATGCGGACCCACTGGTCGGTCGTCATCACGGACGAGGCGCAGGAGTTCAAGGTTCCGAACACGAAAATCTCGCATGCGCTCAAGAGCCTTTCGCCCCGCTTTCGAATCGCGGCGACCGGGACGCCGGTCGAGACCCGCTTGCTGGACGTCTGGAACCTGTTCGACTTCCTGCAACCCGGCACGTTGCTCGGCAGTGCGGCGGAGTTCTCGCGCCAGTATGAGCGGGAGGCGGATGACGGGGCGGGCGGTTCATTGGATGCCCTGAAGGGCCGGCTGCGCTTCGGATCGTCCGACGCGTACGTCTTGCGCCGCGACAAGTCGCAGCTGACCGACCTGCCCCCGAAGATCGAGCACGACTTGCACTGCGACCTGTCCCCCGAGCAACGCCAGTGGCACATCGATCTGCTGCGCAAAGTGCGGGCCGGGGGTGAAGGGAGCCATCCGCTGGGCATCATTCACCATCTGCTTCGGCTCTATCAGCATCCGGCGCTCGTCCCGAAGTACGAGCCCGTGCCGGTCGCCGCAGCACTGGCGAGCTGTCCGAAGCTGGCGGCGGTGATCGAGTGCGTGCGGCAGGTGCGGGCTCGTGGCGAGAAGGCGCTCATTTTCACCCGCAGCCTCGACATGCAGCAGCTGTTGTCCCGGGTGCTGGCGGAAGAGTTCGGTTTGGAGGCCGACATCATCAACGGCGCGGCGCCCCGGGGGGACAAGGGGGGCCGGGGGAAGCGCAGCCGGAGCGAGATGGTGCGCCGGTTCCGTTCCATTCCCGGCTTCAACGCCATCATCCTGTCGCCCGATGTTGCGGGCGTTGGCTTGACGCTGACGGAGGCTAACCACGTCATCCATTACGGTCGCTGGTGGAACCCGGCCAAGGAATCGCAGGCGACGGACCGCGCCTACCGGATCGGGCAGACCCGCGACGTGCACGTGTACTACCCGATCGCGCTCGATCCGCAGCGGGAGTTCGAGACGTTCGACGAGAAGCTGCACGCCCTCGTTCGGCGGCGCCGCACGCTGGCGGCGGAGTTCCTCGCGCCCATGCCGAGCGAAGACGATCTGCAGGACGAGTTGCTCGACGATGTCCTCCGGCCGGGTAAGAAGGTGCAACCGGCACCGGCACCGGTTGCGTCCGGCGTGGATCTGCGCAGTGTCTCCCCGGATCGACTCGATGCGCTGGTGGCCGAGTTGGAAGCCGGCGCGGGACGGAAGGTCATTCTCGGACCGCGCGGGGCGGCCGAAGGCGTCCAACTCATTGCCCTTGAAGGCAACAACGTCCGCCTCGTGAATTGCATGGCGACCACCGGCGATACACAGGTCGGCGCCGAAACAATCGCGGAAACCGCGCGGGTGTTCGACGGGTATCGGGCGCATCACTTGCGCGGGATCGGCGGAACGCTGCGAGTGGTTGGCGTCGTGGTGACCCGAGGCACGCTCGGAGCGGACGCTCGGAAGGTGGCGAAGGACCGCGGTTTGGAGGTCGTGGCGGGGCCTGAGCTGCAGGCGCGCTTGCTGACGACGCCCTGTACCCAGGCGGCGCTGGAACTGCGTAACGAAGAGCGTTGCGGGTCGACATCGGACGTCGTTTCGGCCCTCCACCGAGCTCTCGGATCGGGAGGCCAGGGTGCAGCAGTTCCGGCGGCGAATCCCCACGACGAGTGGATCGAAGCGTTGCTGGAGTCGTCCAGGTACCGGGAGCAGACCCGCGCCAACGAGCGTACCGCGTTGCCGGAGGACCGCGTCCGTGTGTTTTTGCGGGCCGTTGCCGAGCGTAGCGGCCGAGTCACGCGCGTCGCGCTGGCGCAGCGTCTCGGTGTGAGCCTGCCGCGGGTCAGCGGTGTGGTGGCTGCGATCCGGAAGGTGCTCAATGTCGAAGGGTACCAGGTGGTCGCGGCGGACGAGGGTTCGGACACGATCGCGCTGAACATGGATCTGCTGCGCGTGCAGTTCGAGCTCAGGGGGCCCAGGGCGTAGAGGCGGTTTGACCAGGGAGTTGACTGCAGTCGCGGGCGAAGACCCGGACGGGGGCCATGCTGGGCCGCGGAGAGAGCGGGTGACGGGCGCCCTTCGAGACGGCCGCTGAGAAAACGCGGCATCCTACCAATGAACCGGCGCGCCCTCCAAACTTGGGGGCCTTCGATACGGGCCCTGAAAAGACGGGCCCTACTCAGGCCGAACGGATCTGGGTTCATTGGCCCAACAAAGCGGCGCCGCGCCGGTCGGGTTCTCAGGGCGAGCGGGTTCCGTACTCACGGTTTCATGAGGTCCCCCGTTTGCCCTCAGAGGGCACGATTCGTTCAGGCGCCGTCTCGAAGGACGCCCGCTGGGCAGGTGCGATGCAACTGACTGCCTGCGGACCCTGCGGGGTTGGCAGTACCTCCGGTCGACCCGGCGGGAATCGGGGTATACTGGTGCGCAGGGGACGACCGACATGCTGAGTCCGCAGCGGCGGCAGGAGATCATTGACGCGTTGCGCCGGGGGACGGTGCCACGGATGGGGCTCGACGCGTTTGCGGTCAACCTCGATCGGTTCTGTGCAACGATCGACGACGAGCTGGCGCGCGTGAAGGCGGGGGGTAGCGCCTTCAAGGCGGTGCGCGGCGAGTACGGGAGCGGCAAGACGTTCTTCGCGCGCTGGGTTCAGGAACGCGCCAAACGCACAGGGTTTGCGACGTCCGAAGTGCAGATTTCGGAGGCGGAGACGCCCCTGCACAAGCTCGAGACGGTGTACCGGCGACTGACGGAGCGGCTCGGCACGAGCGACACACCGGAAGGGGCGTTACGGGCCGTGGTCGACGCGTGGTTCTACACGCTCGAGGAGGACGCGCTGGCCGAGGGCAAGCTGACGGAGCAGGATACGGCGGCGATGCTGGCGCGGACGACCGATCTCATGGAGCAGCGTCTGGCGAACATCACGAAGACGGCGCCGGCGCTCGCGGCCGCGTTGCGGGCCTATCGGCAGGCCCTGGCAGAGCAGGTACCGGCGACGGCAGACGCCCTGATCGCCTGGGTAGGCGGCCAACCGAACGTGTCTGCCCAGGCGAAGCGGGCCGCCGGTATCAAGGGCGACATCGATCATTTCGGCGCGCTGGGATTTCTTCAGGGGTTGCTCGTGATGCTGCGCGACTCGGGCCACGCCGGGTTGGTGCTCGTCCTGGACGAGGTGGAGACGCTACAACGGGTCCGGACCGACGTGCGGGACAAGGCGCTGAACGCGCTGCGGCAGCTCATCGACGAGGTCGATGCGGGCCGGTTCCCCGGCCTGTACCTGGCGATCACCGGCACGCCGGCGTTCTTCGATGGTCCGCAGGGCGTGCACCGGCTGCCGCCGCTGGCGCAGCGGCTACATGTCGATTTCACGACCGAGGCGCGGTTCGACAACCCACGCGCGGTGCAGATCCGGCTGGCGAACTTTTCGCGGGAGGCGCTCTGCGAAGTTGGTCGGCGGATCCGTGACATTTTTGCCGACCACTCCCGAAACGGCGCACGGATCCGGGCCGTGGCGGACGACGCGTACGTCTCGGACCTGGCCGAGGCGGTCGCCGGCAAGCTCGGAGGCCGCGTGGGGATAGCGCCGCGCCTGTTCCTGAAGAAGCTCGTTGCGGATGTGCTCGACCGCATCGACCAGTTCGACGACTTCGATCCGCGGCAGCACTATCAACTGACGGTCGCGACGACCGAGATGACCGACACCGAGCGCAGTGCGACCGGCACGACGGTCGACGACATCGAGATCGAGCTGCCGGAGCCGAGCGATCGATGAGCGTGGAGCGAGAGGGGACCGCCTTGCGTTCACGTCCCGGCTGTCGGTTGCGGGGACGGACAGACCCCGCCGCCGGCCCGGTGGCGGGGTGCCGGACGGATTTTGCGACGGCTCCTGAAACGACGGGACCTCGTCAGTCCGAACGGGAACCCAGGTGTCGGGTCTCGGGTATCGGGCGTCAGGTGTCGTGTATCGAAGATGAGGGCCATCCCCCGTTCGACGCGAGGAGCGGCCGATGCTTGTCCGCATGGGAACGGACGGCCTTGTCCCCGTGCCTGAGGGGTCTGTTGATAAACGGATGCGCTCCTCGATACGCCGCCAAGAAAGGGCGGCTACTCGGGGTGAACGGATCAGGGTGTTTCGAAAAGGGGACGAAAACCCGTTCGGCCCGAGTAGGGCCCGTCTTCTCAGGGCCCGTATCGAGGGTCGGGGCATTGTGAGGCGGGGCATTGTGAGGTGGCACCATACCAACCGGTTGCAATCCCATCGTTCTGCCCTTCGCCGCCGGGCCTCGCGGAGGCGTAGAGGCCCCATTTCGACCCCGGAAACACGGCCGGGGGCCGGCCACGCGGCAACGGACTGGGGGCGCCCGTCGCGCAGCGCAGGGGCGAGGCCGAACTCGCGCGCTACGCGCCGGATGCCCACGCCGTCCACCAACACCCTTCGCCGAATCTCGTATACCTGATCCTCGCTCAGCACCTACCTCCACCTCCTGCTCCCGAGGTGGTATCAGGGCCCGCAGGGTGGGTCAGTTCTTCAGCGTTACGTGGGTCAATCTTCTAGCGCTACGAACATCGTTGATGGGACCCCAGGGCTCCGGTCAAAGTCGCTGACGGAGCCTCGATACGCCGCCAGAAGAA from Candidatus Binatia bacterium includes the following:
- a CDS encoding EH signature domain-containing protein, with the protein product MAEQVEAVAGASVDASLRELLETLEDLRAALHALQAARQRTTPPATELLSPLVKVVEGVGAGRPARPPACPEEFRAQWEEYLGGQRKGIEARAVRYLCWEPDIATDPRFQSYLDRIGADLRPRALQGLVHSCHARWEESLFRSKVATRIRTRVDSYAGPNRVAQRWRANADLVLGAEGPALLGRQLLDQRTKVQDYCGSFAVDAQSAYVIAGVGAAVAAWWATGLRDDATMRYGIDELLFWSGWPLDQFYRVMAATLLSREADAPAVMGALKTRILRDSRLGDPRLPAASTNWRGVDEKARRKVIQWLSSDDIRFFFEHVLRTGEDPHGRKRFWLRYVDKVQMSRPLLCADDRARLRALRLKDQPSNFGLVDAPTSAFMLVFERLLIIEFSKVGNACFVYEPARVRDILESFWTTNAFHLSTLKRPHHDADRIVHRAGWEWSMDRLLGRYGIRPG
- a CDS encoding OmpA family protein, yielding MATEDTGTHSLSNSFTDLMTSLAVIFILLLVVLVNNKQQELAQAQKDLSDAQRRLAAAAAATTKARQEILAALRGELNQLAARGVQVTEDPKDPLGLLVVVPEGLLQFELDRSTIPPRGEGFLAEFVPRLGVIACSRREDLSSIVVEGHADSSGSEEHNLKLSQDRSIEVVRASLAVLRAYPELAGVPDQCFPDESDTLASLPPANTLGSQALQTCFLDLLSASGRGRREPFVENGVEDRARSRRVVFKIRVRSFEQRDIEGFLNG
- the brxD gene encoding BREX system ATP-binding protein BrxD → MLSPQRRQEIIDALRRGTVPRMGLDAFAVNLDRFCATIDDELARVKAGGSAFKAVRGEYGSGKTFFARWVQERAKRTGFATSEVQISEAETPLHKLETVYRRLTERLGTSDTPEGALRAVVDAWFYTLEEDALAEGKLTEQDTAAMLARTTDLMEQRLANITKTAPALAAALRAYRQALAEQVPATADALIAWVGGQPNVSAQAKRAAGIKGDIDHFGALGFLQGLLVMLRDSGHAGLVLVLDEVETLQRVRTDVRDKALNALRQLIDEVDAGRFPGLYLAITGTPAFFDGPQGVHRLPPLAQRLHVDFTTEARFDNPRAVQIRLANFSREALCEVGRRIRDIFADHSRNGARIRAVADDAYVSDLAEAVAGKLGGRVGIAPRLFLKKLVADVLDRIDQFDDFDPRQHYQLTVATTEMTDTERSATGTTVDDIEIELPEPSDR
- a CDS encoding SNF2-related protein is translated as MTERGPWTLAVPCSGVRLEAGDDGMWLRGDSVDVTNPAQLRSTKPSTRLGQLLPTLVPQLVELGVAIADGGAIRILYEEFVTLEAREIDAFDDVAPWSPFTLQLGATGWLGGSTFAYTVRFFLGTQAVAVRRLGAFVRRGEAIYRLDGQTYALLEAIERFNALAPDARCGPDSFIRFAEVKGLATGVGVQLDKYIATEQVFVPPRVGLNLVVEPQGRISFAPTVDGVNDEQMRSAFFAQPDVDEMYSFDDGRGGRIRVVMDDAQREVLRRMQGVRHLSGVEKAEVLRNPVAVFDGVADAVDLNLEAFGPRVRGIGDFPFVAQPYIRRGTGIFDGPEAGPLGTGTPFSAGIQCGYADGHSEDLTFTSKEEVIEFCRAVEAARTSGEGAVEFRGKSIILDDAFVGALAELREQVIPPSRPKVPTEKKRRRFLLIYTNENELEYEEQPETTAAAEGVLPAALRAGIDLKPHQRQGLAWLQRCFTMGRHGCLLADDMGMGKTVQILTFVAWLIEQGELSPDGTDPSTPPWDPILIVAPLVLIENETWVSEMRAFFAEDGATFQPVTVLRGEELKRLRRADAGGGETDIGAAVLDLDRLREHRVILTNYETVTNYQHSFAQMRTHWSVVITDEAQEFKVPNTKISHALKSLSPRFRIAATGTPVETRLLDVWNLFDFLQPGTLLGSAAEFSRQYEREADDGAGGSLDALKGRLRFGSSDAYVLRRDKSQLTDLPPKIEHDLHCDLSPEQRQWHIDLLRKVRAGGEGSHPLGIIHHLLRLYQHPALVPKYEPVPVAAALASCPKLAAVIECVRQVRARGEKALIFTRSLDMQQLLSRVLAEEFGLEADIINGAAPRGDKGGRGKRSRSEMVRRFRSIPGFNAIILSPDVAGVGLTLTEANHVIHYGRWWNPAKESQATDRAYRIGQTRDVHVYYPIALDPQREFETFDEKLHALVRRRRTLAAEFLAPMPSEDDLQDELLDDVLRPGKKVQPAPAPVASGVDLRSVSPDRLDALVAELEAGAGRKVILGPRGAAEGVQLIALEGNNVRLVNCMATTGDTQVGAETIAETARVFDGYRAHHLRGIGGTLRVVGVVVTRGTLGADARKVAKDRGLEVVAGPELQARLLTTPCTQAALELRNEERCGSTSDVVSALHRALGSGGQGAAVPAANPHDEWIEALLESSRYREQTRANERTALPEDRVRVFLRAVAERSGRVTRVALAQRLGVSLPRVSGVVAAIRKVLNVEGYQVVAADEGSDTIALNMDLLRVQFELRGPRA